GGGGCGCGGTTCCTGGTGAGTCCCGGGTGGACGGACGCCCTGCTGACGGCGATGCGGGCGTCCGGGCTGCCCTTCCTGCCCGGGGTGTCGACCACGTCGGAGGTGGTGGCGCTGCTGGAGCGGGGGGTGCGGGAGATGAAGTTCTTCCCGGCGCAGGCGGCGGGCGGTACGGCCTACCTCAGGTCACTGGCCGGACCACTCCCTCAGGCCCGTTTCTGCCCCACGGGAGGCATCGGCCCGGACAACGCGCCGGAGTATCTGTCCCTGCCCAACGTCGTTTGCGTGGGCGGGAGTTGGATGGTCCCGGCGGAGGCGGTGGCGGCGCGGGACTGGGCGCGGATCGAGGGCCTGGCCCGCACCGCCTCACACCTGAGGACCAGGACCAATGTCGGGACCGGCCTCGGGACCGGCCTCGGAACCGGCCTCGGAACCGGCCTCAGGGCCGAAGGTGGGACGTGTCGTTGAGGAGGCGGACGCTGGCGTTGCCGTCCGCGTAGTAGGCCACCGCCGACAGCGAGGCGGCCGACAGTTCCATGCGGAACAGCGACTCGGGCGGGGCGCCCAGGGCGAGCCGTACGAACGTCTTGATCGGGGTCACGTGGGTGACCAGCAGGACCGTGCGGCCCGCGTACTCCGCGACCAGCCGGTCGCGGGTGGCGGCGATCCGGGTGGCGGTCGCCGCGAAGCTCTCGCCGCCGCCGGTCGGCTCGGCCTCCGGGTCGGCCAGCCAGGCGTTCAGGTCGTCGGGGTGACGCTCGCGGACCTCGCCGAAGGTCAGCCCCTCCCAGGCCCCGAAGTCCGTCTCGATCAGCCCGTCCTCGACGGTGACCTCCAGCCCGAGGCGGGCGGCGACGGCCCCCGCGGTCTCGCGGGTGCGGGCCAGCGGGGAGGCCAGGATGTGCTGGATCGTCCCACGCCGGGCCAGCGCGGCGGCGACGCGTTCGGCCTGCTCCCGCCCGACGTCCGAGAGGGAGGGATCGGTGCCACCGCTACCGGAGAACCGCTTCTGCGGCGTAAGCAGCGTCTCCCCGTGCCGCAGCAACACAAAGGTGGCCGGCGCCCCGAGATCGGGAGCCGCACCCCAGCCGACGGAGGGGGTGGCTGAGGGAGGGGGAGTCGGAGTCGGCGTGGTGGCGGAGGAGGAGGGAGCAGAAGGGTCCGGAGTGGTGCCGGTGGCGACGGTGTGGGCGGCCCGGAGATCGGCGTCGTCCTTCGCCCCACTCTCCTTACCGGTTTCCCCACCGTCCTCCTTGGCCGGGCCGCCGGGGTCCTGGGCCACCGGGCGATCCTGCGTCCCCGCCCCCGGCCGCCCCTGGGCCAGCGCCGCGCGGGCCTTCGCCGCACCCGCCGTGGCGTCGCCGGGTGGGGCGGAGGGGGCTGGGGCGGAGGGGTCCGGGGCGGACGAGGTCACGGCGGGACGGGCGTCGAGGGCGGCGCGGGACGCACCGGCGTCCCACTGTTCGCCCCGCTTGCCCGCGTCCATCGCCTCGTTCGCCAGGCGGTCGGCGTGCTTGTTCTGGGCGCGCGGGATCCACTCGTAGGTGACCTGCCCGGACGGGAGGATCCGGGCCGCCTCCGCGGCGAGCGGCTTCATGTCGGGGTGCTTGATCTTCCAGCGGCCGGACATCTGCTCGACGACCAGCTTGGAGTCCATGCGGACGTGCACGCGGGCCGACGGGTCGAGTTCACGGGCGGCGCCCAGACCGGCCACCAGTCCCCGGTACTCGGCGACGTTGTTGGTGGCGACGCCGATGTACTCGGCCCGCTCGACGAGTGTCTCCCCCGTCGCCGCGTCGATCACCACGCTGCCGTAGCCCGCGGGCCCCGGGTTGCCCCGCGACCCGCCATCGGCCTCGACGATGAACTCCCGCACGACGTAAGCCCCTTACCGAGTAACCCAGTACCGATTACCGATTACCGATTACCGACTACAGACCGGACTCGGACGTGCGGACCAGGATGCGGTGGCAGTTCTCGCAGCGTACGACCGTGTCGCGCGGGGCCGAGCGGATCTCGTTGACGTCGGTGATCGCCAGCTCCTGACGGCAGCCCTGGCAGGTGCGCTGGAGGA
The Streptomyces sp. NBC_01485 genome window above contains:
- the eda gene encoding bifunctional 4-hydroxy-2-oxoglutarate aldolase/2-dehydro-3-deoxy-phosphogluconate aldolase, which produces MTSPPPSSSAASVLDLAAAAVVPVVVVQDAADAVPLARALVAGGLPAIEVTLRTPSALDAIREISGSVPEAVVGAGTVLTPEQVTACGAAGARFLVSPGWTDALLTAMRASGLPFLPGVSTTSEVVALLERGVREMKFFPAQAAGGTAYLRSLAGPLPQARFCPTGGIGPDNAPEYLSLPNVVCVGGSWMVPAEAVAARDWARIEGLARTASHLRTRTNVGTGLGTGLGTGLGTGLRAEGGTCR
- a CDS encoding bifunctional RNase H/acid phosphatase is translated as MREFIVEADGGSRGNPGPAGYGSVVIDAATGETLVERAEYIGVATNNVAEYRGLVAGLGAARELDPSARVHVRMDSKLVVEQMSGRWKIKHPDMKPLAAEAARILPSGQVTYEWIPRAQNKHADRLANEAMDAGKRGEQWDAGASRAALDARPAVTSSAPDPSAPAPSAPPGDATAGAAKARAALAQGRPGAGTQDRPVAQDPGGPAKEDGGETGKESGAKDDADLRAAHTVATGTTPDPSAPSSSATTPTPTPPPSATPSVGWGAAPDLGAPATFVLLRHGETLLTPQKRFSGSGGTDPSLSDVGREQAERVAAALARRGTIQHILASPLARTRETAGAVAARLGLEVTVEDGLIETDFGAWEGLTFGEVRERHPDDLNAWLADPEAEPTGGGESFAATATRIAATRDRLVAEYAGRTVLLVTHVTPIKTFVRLALGAPPESLFRMELSAASLSAVAYYADGNASVRLLNDTSHLRP